Proteins from a single region of Thiomicrorhabdus sp. Kp2:
- the rlmH gene encoding 23S rRNA (pseudouridine(1915)-N(3))-methyltransferase RlmH: MIIHFITVGQKMPKWVQEGYAEYAKRLPKSCTLNLIELPMAQRGKTGSADKYKAEEAKKILAAIPKGAQLIVLDEHGQQVTTKGLADKLEEWLGSGQDVALIVGGPDGLEKSLIQQAKWKWGLSKLTMPHPMVRILVAEQIYRAYSVINNHPYHRE; this comes from the coding sequence ATGATTATTCATTTCATTACTGTTGGCCAAAAAATGCCAAAGTGGGTGCAAGAAGGCTATGCAGAATATGCAAAACGTCTACCAAAATCTTGCACCTTAAACTTGATTGAACTGCCCATGGCTCAACGTGGAAAAACGGGGTCAGCTGATAAATATAAAGCCGAAGAAGCCAAAAAAATATTGGCTGCCATTCCTAAAGGCGCCCAGTTAATTGTATTAGACGAGCACGGTCAGCAAGTGACCACTAAAGGCTTGGCTGATAAGTTAGAAGAGTGGCTTGGTAGTGGACAAGATGTGGCTCTCATTGTTGGTGGGCCAGATGGCTTAGAAAAAAGCCTTATTCAACAAGCCAAATGGAAATGGGGCTTGTCAAAATTGACCATGCCACACCCAATGGTCAGGATTTTAGTGGCCGAGCAAATTTATCGTGCATACTCAGTAATAAACAACCACCCATACCACCGCGAATAA
- the lptE gene encoding LPS assembly lipoprotein LptE, whose protein sequence is MLKKIGLNSFLALLVASLVGCGFHLRGIDSNGVLPFQTAQLEMAGGVREDIQMAMQRQLNQASVKVLDSQAAEVQIQLMPTQYKSSRTSSRLGDATSELIKMTQRFSVINLDSGEKVVSGESTVYRDRQINTSVALSSNSELRSIQKSMSEEIARQILDRIRRASLVSTESQSNAVSNQTSQ, encoded by the coding sequence ATGTTGAAAAAGATAGGGCTGAATAGTTTTCTTGCTTTGCTTGTTGCTTCGTTAGTTGGGTGCGGATTTCATTTACGTGGCATCGATTCGAATGGTGTTTTGCCATTTCAAACCGCTCAGTTAGAAATGGCAGGGGGTGTAAGAGAAGATATTCAAATGGCGATGCAACGCCAGTTGAACCAAGCGTCGGTTAAGGTTTTGGATAGCCAGGCGGCTGAAGTTCAAATTCAGCTGATGCCAACTCAGTACAAGTCATCCAGAACCAGTTCTCGATTAGGCGATGCCACCTCTGAGCTGATTAAAATGACGCAACGCTTTAGCGTAATCAACTTAGATTCAGGAGAAAAAGTCGTTAGTGGTGAAAGTACCGTTTATCGAGATCGCCAAATCAACACTTCGGTTGCCTTGTCTTCTAATAGTGAATTACGCAGTATTCAAAAATCGATGAGTGAAGAGATTGCACGACAAATATTAGATAGAATTCGTCGTGCCTCATTGGTTAGTACGGAGAGTCAGTCAAATGCTGTTAGCAATCAAACAAGCCAATAA
- the holA gene encoding DNA polymerase III subunit delta, whose product MILASAFLNQLNSGNFDIKPIYLLYGEEPLFLRDSLDGLKKQLLSQGYMASETYDVDANFDWQSLQMDTQAGSLFAESRMILINMPKGSPGREGGKFFQDWCQYVQALPPEIVLVVLCEKLDSRQIKGKWVTSIESAGLVVQAKPVPANALPGWCQNQAQLHGLTLEREAANLLADRVEGNLLAADQEITKLSLSLPANSTITAEHILEHVVDQAHYQLFALATAMLNGKVAYSVQMLARLQQEGVEAPVILWLLSKEIRQLIELAQLTQQVSLNQAFNQCRIWQSRQGEYSQAMQRHGLQEWQNLLKQALQIDRMIKGIQPTLNDREVWFGLSDLVAKIAR is encoded by the coding sequence TTGATTTTAGCCAGTGCGTTTTTAAATCAGCTTAATAGTGGTAACTTTGATATTAAGCCTATTTATTTACTGTATGGTGAAGAACCACTGTTTTTGCGCGATAGTTTAGATGGCCTAAAAAAGCAGCTGTTATCGCAAGGCTATATGGCTAGTGAAACCTATGATGTAGATGCTAATTTTGATTGGCAAAGCCTACAAATGGACACGCAAGCGGGTTCATTGTTTGCTGAATCACGCATGATTTTGATTAATATGCCAAAAGGTTCGCCAGGCCGTGAGGGGGGTAAGTTCTTTCAGGACTGGTGTCAGTATGTGCAAGCTTTACCCCCAGAGATTGTATTGGTGGTCTTATGTGAAAAGTTAGATAGCCGTCAAATCAAAGGCAAATGGGTAACCTCAATAGAATCAGCAGGCCTGGTCGTTCAAGCCAAACCTGTACCTGCCAATGCGTTACCTGGTTGGTGTCAGAATCAAGCTCAACTACACGGGTTAACTTTGGAGCGTGAAGCGGCTAATTTATTAGCCGATAGAGTTGAAGGGAATTTGTTGGCGGCAGACCAAGAAATCACTAAGCTCTCTTTAAGTTTGCCTGCAAACTCCACCATTACCGCAGAGCATATTTTAGAGCATGTGGTTGATCAGGCACACTATCAGCTCTTTGCGCTAGCCACCGCGATGTTAAATGGCAAGGTAGCTTATAGTGTGCAAATGCTTGCTAGGCTGCAGCAAGAAGGCGTTGAAGCGCCAGTGATTCTTTGGCTGTTATCTAAAGAGATTAGACAGTTAATTGAGTTGGCGCAATTGACTCAGCAAGTTTCGCTCAATCAAGCATTTAATCAATGCCGTATTTGGCAATCAAGGCAGGGCGAGTATTCCCAGGCGATGCAGCGTCACGGCTTACAAGAGTGGCAAAACCTTTTAAAGCAGGCATTGCAAATAGATAGGATGATAAAAGGCATACAGCCCACATTAAACGACAGAGAAGTGTGGTTTGGTTTATCGGATTTAGTGGCAAAGATTGCTCGCTAG
- a CDS encoding universal stress protein: MVNRCWLLVSSNPEREQALFDWAVESCLEQNIDLNVIVVLPKIAHHIFEWLEEHQHQDIMQKQIDFELSRRKQWVDTAKQKEVRLTIEVRFGKLYYETIQQANEKKAELLIKQSDDLEDRKNFLFQSDDWHLLRKSPVPLLLYRAQTALPFKSVMASLDVDIEIQPYQPSVFNQSLLVWADRFKGSNSVKVVHAWQSEVENLVKHWDADLNENELIELNEQLYFQHKEALDLELKAHSPVGDKTTVFWCKGEPADSIFNATLEQKVDLLVLGTLGRSGVPGMLIGNTAEDLLERVNCSVLAIKPNAFKSPIS, from the coding sequence GTGGTTAATAGATGTTGGTTATTGGTTTCATCAAACCCTGAAAGGGAGCAGGCCTTATTTGATTGGGCGGTAGAGAGTTGTCTTGAACAGAACATTGATTTAAATGTTATTGTTGTGTTGCCTAAAATCGCTCATCATATTTTTGAGTGGCTCGAAGAGCATCAGCATCAAGACATAATGCAAAAACAAATTGATTTTGAGTTAAGTAGGCGTAAACAGTGGGTCGATACAGCTAAGCAAAAAGAGGTCAGATTAACAATTGAGGTTCGCTTTGGAAAACTCTATTACGAGACAATACAGCAGGCTAATGAAAAAAAGGCTGAATTATTAATTAAGCAATCAGATGATTTAGAAGACAGGAAAAACTTCCTCTTTCAAAGTGATGATTGGCATTTATTAAGAAAATCCCCTGTTCCATTATTGCTTTACAGAGCTCAAACGGCACTACCTTTTAAGAGTGTTATGGCAAGTCTGGATGTCGATATCGAAATTCAACCCTATCAGCCGTCAGTGTTTAATCAAAGTTTACTTGTTTGGGCCGATCGTTTTAAGGGTTCAAATTCTGTTAAGGTTGTACACGCCTGGCAGTCAGAAGTAGAAAACCTCGTTAAGCATTGGGATGCCGACTTAAATGAAAATGAATTAATAGAATTGAATGAACAGCTCTATTTTCAGCATAAAGAGGCATTAGACCTAGAGTTAAAAGCACATTCACCAGTGGGTGATAAAACAACTGTATTTTGGTGTAAAGGAGAACCTGCCGATTCTATATTTAACGCAACCTTAGAGCAAAAGGTTGATTTACTTGTGTTAGGTACGCTTGGTAGAAGTGGGGTGCCAGGGATGTTAATAGGGAATACTGCTGAAGATTTATTGGAAAGAGTCAATTGCTCTGTGTTGGCGATTAAACCAAATGCCTTTAAATCTCCAATAAGTTAA
- the rpsT gene encoding 30S ribosomal protein S20 — protein sequence MANSAQAAKRARQAEASRIRNVAQRSDMRTAVKKVLAAIEAGDKEAANVAFRSAQSKLDGMARKGIIAKNKAARSKSRINARIKAMA from the coding sequence ATGGCTAATTCAGCACAAGCAGCAAAACGCGCACGTCAAGCAGAAGCAAGTCGTATCAGAAACGTTGCACAACGTTCAGATATGCGTACAGCAGTTAAAAAAGTTCTAGCAGCAATCGAGGCTGGTGATAAAGAAGCAGCAAACGTTGCTTTCCGTTCTGCACAATCTAAATTAGATGGTATGGCTCGCAAAGGTATTATCGCTAAGAACAAAGCAGCGCGTTCAAAAAGCAGAATCAACGCACGTATCAAAGCGATGGCTTAA
- the nadD gene encoding nicotinate-nucleotide adenylyltransferase — MKFIGINGGTFDPVHYGHLRPALEVMQCLGLEQVRFVPCYRPVHKDKPSVSALQRSEMIRLAIQKQPNFVLDTIEMEQGGPSYTADTLAILKKKFQDVSLVLMMGTDAFAKFHTWHKWQQIMQLANIVVMHRPGEPVPQSGESGEIYKQNHVSAFTAEAGQIMDVDVTQLDISSTLVRNHLLAGLSAEYLLPPCVMEYIKEHGLYKPTNQLEIKK; from the coding sequence ATGAAATTTATTGGTATAAATGGCGGAACCTTTGACCCCGTTCATTATGGACATTTACGCCCAGCTTTAGAAGTGATGCAATGCTTAGGTTTGGAGCAAGTCCGTTTTGTGCCATGCTACCGTCCTGTGCATAAAGACAAGCCAAGTGTATCGGCTTTACAGCGAAGTGAGATGATTCGTTTGGCGATCCAAAAACAGCCCAATTTTGTTTTGGATACCATTGAAATGGAGCAAGGAGGTCCCTCTTATACTGCAGATACTTTAGCCATTTTGAAAAAAAAGTTTCAGGATGTCAGTCTAGTTTTAATGATGGGAACGGATGCCTTTGCTAAGTTTCATACCTGGCATAAATGGCAACAAATCATGCAATTAGCTAATATTGTGGTTATGCACAGGCCTGGTGAACCTGTACCGCAGAGTGGCGAGTCGGGAGAAATTTACAAACAAAATCATGTATCGGCCTTTACCGCTGAAGCGGGGCAAATTATGGATGTAGATGTTACCCAGTTGGATATTAGTTCGACCTTGGTAAGAAACCACTTACTCGCAGGCTTATCGGCAGAATATCTGCTACCACCTTGTGTTATGGAATATATAAAAGAACACGGCCTTTATAAGCCGACTAATCAATTAGAGATAAAGAAATAA
- the rsfS gene encoding ribosome silencing factor: protein MSMNMKEVEELIVKTLEDSKARDIQVMDIKGISSFADLMIVATGTSTTHVKALGSHVEQAFKEAGEPPLGVEAGPQPDWVLVDLGNAIVHVMTEGARAHYALEKLWDIKAQTAAEQAAE, encoded by the coding sequence ATGAGTATGAATATGAAAGAAGTTGAAGAACTAATTGTAAAAACATTAGAAGATTCAAAAGCCAGAGACATTCAAGTAATGGATATTAAAGGCATTAGTAGTTTTGCAGATTTAATGATTGTAGCAACAGGTACATCAACCACACACGTTAAAGCATTAGGTTCTCACGTAGAACAAGCTTTTAAAGAAGCTGGTGAACCACCTCTAGGTGTTGAAGCTGGCCCACAACCTGACTGGGTTTTGGTTGATCTTGGCAATGCCATTGTGCACGTAATGACAGAAGGCGCTCGTGCTCACTATGCATTAGAAAAACTATGGGACATTAAAGCCCAAACAGCGGCAGAACAAGCAGCCGAGTAG
- a CDS encoding glutamate-5-semialdehyde dehydrogenase: MNVKEYMTQLGQQARKASRALVRASTKQKNAALIAMAEAIENSAETLKAENAKDLENGKANGLDAAMLDRLAITDAGIAGMAEGLRQIAALQDPIGEISDMSYRPSGIQIGKMRVPLGVVGIIYESRPNVTVDAAALCLKSGNAAILRGGSEAAFSNQALANCIQQGLDKADLPQTSVQVVATTDRAAVGELIAMPEFVDVIIPRGGKGLIERISQGARVPVIKHLDGICHVYIDDDADQEKAIKVAYNAKTHRYGVCNAMETLLVAESQAQAVLPELAKMYAEKGVELRGCAKTCAIINANVATEEDWATEYLAPILSIKVVANVDEAMDHIAQFSSGHTESIITENFTTSRRFLAEVDSSSVMVNASTRFADGFEYGLGAEIGISTDKFHARGPVGLEGLTSQKYIVLGDGTIRE; encoded by the coding sequence ATGAATGTAAAAGAGTATATGACACAGTTAGGTCAGCAAGCGCGTAAAGCGTCACGTGCTTTAGTGCGAGCTTCTACCAAACAAAAGAATGCGGCGTTAATTGCGATGGCGGAAGCCATAGAAAATTCAGCGGAAACTCTAAAAGCGGAAAATGCCAAAGATTTAGAAAATGGTAAAGCCAATGGTTTGGATGCGGCGATGCTGGATCGTCTGGCGATTACTGACGCAGGAATTGCGGGTATGGCAGAAGGATTACGCCAAATTGCCGCACTGCAAGACCCCATTGGTGAAATCAGTGATATGAGTTACCGTCCATCAGGCATTCAAATTGGTAAAATGCGCGTGCCTTTAGGGGTGGTGGGAATCATCTATGAATCTCGTCCAAATGTCACCGTAGATGCCGCGGCGCTATGTTTAAAATCGGGCAATGCAGCGATTTTACGTGGCGGTTCAGAGGCGGCTTTTTCTAACCAGGCCTTGGCAAATTGTATTCAACAAGGTCTAGACAAAGCCGATTTACCACAGACGTCAGTGCAAGTGGTTGCCACAACTGACCGTGCGGCGGTGGGTGAATTAATTGCCATGCCAGAATTTGTGGATGTGATTATTCCCCGTGGTGGTAAAGGGTTGATTGAGCGCATTAGCCAAGGTGCTCGAGTCCCTGTTATTAAACATTTAGATGGGATTTGTCATGTTTATATAGACGATGATGCCGACCAAGAAAAAGCGATAAAAGTGGCTTACAATGCTAAAACACACCGTTATGGCGTATGTAATGCAATGGAAACCTTATTAGTTGCCGAGTCGCAAGCTCAAGCGGTTTTACCTGAGTTAGCTAAAATGTACGCTGAAAAAGGGGTTGAACTTCGTGGTTGTGCAAAAACCTGCGCCATAATTAACGCAAATGTTGCTACTGAAGAAGATTGGGCAACGGAGTATTTAGCGCCGATTTTATCGATTAAAGTGGTTGCCAATGTGGATGAAGCGATGGATCATATTGCCCAATTTAGCTCAGGACATACAGAGTCGATTATTACTGAAAACTTCACTACTTCTCGTCGCTTTTTGGCTGAGGTAGACTCAAGCTCGGTAATGGTGAATGCATCCACTCGTTTTGCGGATGGTTTTGAATATGGCTTGGGAGCCGAGATTGGTATTAGTACCGATAAATTTCACGCTCGTGGCCCCGTTGGATTAGAAGGGTTAACCTCACAAAAATACATTGTGCTGGGTGATGGAACTATTCGCGAATAA
- a CDS encoding DUF3817 domain-containing protein, whose protein sequence is MKILRFMALLEGTSLLLLLFVAMPLKYSYGMPEVVSWVGRAHGGLFIAFNIVLFYHVFKGHLSEVKGFLGFLASLLPFGTFYYKAKVLNKSFRSE, encoded by the coding sequence ATGAAAATTTTACGTTTTATGGCGCTATTAGAGGGAACCTCTTTGCTGTTGCTATTGTTTGTAGCAATGCCGTTGAAGTATAGCTACGGTATGCCAGAGGTGGTGAGTTGGGTAGGCCGTGCACATGGTGGGCTGTTTATCGCCTTTAATATTGTGCTTTTTTACCATGTTTTTAAAGGGCATCTTTCTGAGGTCAAAGGCTTTTTAGGATTTTTAGCATCACTACTGCCGTTTGGTACTTTTTATTACAAAGCAAAAGTACTTAATAAGTCATTTAGGAGTGAATAA
- a CDS encoding cation:proton antiporter, translating to MFESAFVELSMLLAISALFGVAAVQLKQPLIVAFIAVGILVGPSVLGLVSLTSEIDLLAHLGIAILLFVVGLKLDLHIIRTMGTVALFTGLGQVVFTSVVGYFIAIALGMTSISALYVAVALTFSSTIIIVKLLSDKRELDALHGRIAIGFLIVQDIVVIIAMIVLTAIGTANVETSIGTETLVVLLKGALMLAVVALLMRYVIPKMLGRLAHSAELLVLFAIAWAVLGASTGKMLGFSQEVGAFLAGISLASTHYRELIGARLVSLRDFLLLFFFISLGASLDLSSLTDQLFAAVLFSVFVLIGNPLIVMIIMGYMGFRKRTGFLAGLTVAQISEFSLILAALGFSLGHLDKETVGLITLVGLITISVSTYMILYSHPIYERLAPYLSVFERQVPYREAELDCEDKSTTTDVIQFGLGRFGSVIANSLKDKNYKVLGIDFNPEFVESVAKDQLNTRYGDAEDPEFITQLPLKEAKWVVSTIRDKHTNLVLLKTLHQEGFTGKVAVAAVDKAEASFYKNQGVDLVLIPYEDAANEAAYKIANYE from the coding sequence GTGTTTGAGAGTGCATTTGTAGAGTTAAGCATGTTGCTGGCCATTTCAGCGTTATTTGGCGTGGCTGCCGTTCAGCTCAAACAACCTTTGATTGTGGCTTTTATTGCCGTGGGTATTTTAGTTGGCCCCTCTGTTCTAGGGCTGGTCTCTTTGACCTCAGAAATTGACTTACTTGCTCACCTTGGTATCGCTATCCTGCTTTTTGTTGTTGGTTTAAAGCTTGATTTGCATATTATTAGAACCATGGGAACTGTGGCGCTTTTCACTGGTTTGGGTCAAGTTGTTTTCACTTCTGTGGTTGGCTATTTTATCGCTATAGCGTTGGGCATGACATCGATTAGTGCCTTGTATGTTGCGGTTGCTTTGACTTTTTCAAGTACGATTATTATTGTTAAATTACTCTCCGATAAGCGTGAACTGGATGCTCTGCATGGTCGAATAGCCATTGGGTTTTTGATTGTTCAAGATATCGTGGTCATTATCGCGATGATTGTTCTAACCGCGATTGGAACTGCCAATGTTGAAACCAGTATCGGAACAGAAACGTTAGTTGTTCTGCTAAAAGGAGCGCTGATGTTGGCTGTGGTTGCTCTGTTGATGCGTTATGTAATACCGAAGATGCTAGGACGGTTAGCACATTCTGCAGAGTTATTGGTACTGTTTGCTATTGCTTGGGCAGTGCTCGGAGCTTCAACGGGCAAAATGCTTGGTTTTAGTCAGGAAGTTGGGGCTTTTTTAGCAGGTATCTCTCTCGCTTCTACACATTATCGTGAATTGATTGGCGCTAGGCTGGTCAGTTTGCGAGATTTTCTTTTACTGTTCTTTTTTATTAGCTTAGGCGCTAGCTTAGATTTGAGTTCATTAACAGACCAGTTGTTTGCAGCCGTTTTGTTCTCGGTGTTTGTTTTAATTGGAAATCCATTGATCGTTATGATTATTATGGGTTATATGGGGTTTAGAAAGAGAACAGGTTTTCTAGCAGGTTTAACGGTGGCCCAGATATCTGAGTTTTCTTTAATATTAGCCGCTTTAGGTTTTAGTTTAGGCCACCTAGATAAGGAAACTGTTGGGTTAATCACTTTAGTTGGCTTAATTACTATTTCTGTCTCTACTTATATGATTTTATATTCGCACCCTATTTATGAGCGGTTAGCACCTTATTTATCGGTTTTTGAACGCCAAGTTCCTTATAGAGAGGCTGAACTTGATTGTGAAGATAAATCAACAACCACTGATGTTATTCAGTTTGGTCTAGGGCGTTTTGGTTCGGTGATAGCCAACAGCCTTAAAGATAAGAACTACAAGGTACTCGGTATTGATTTTAATCCAGAGTTTGTGGAGAGCGTAGCAAAAGACCAACTCAACACTCGTTATGGTGATGCAGAAGATCCTGAGTTTATAACGCAATTACCATTGAAAGAAGCTAAATGGGTGGTGTCGACGATTCGGGATAAACACACTAATTTAGTTTTATTAAAAACACTGCATCAAGAAGGGTTTACTGGAAAAGTTGCCGTCGCTGCCGTTGATAAGGCAGAGGCCAGTTTTTATAAAAATCAAGGTGTTGATTTAGTGCTTATTCCTTATGAAGATGCGGCTAATGAGGCGGCCTATAAAATTGCTAATTATGAATGA
- a CDS encoding acetolactate synthase large subunit: MKAAELFIKCLENEEVEYIFGIPGEENLDLMDALLDSNIKFILTRHEQGAAFMADVYGRLTGHAGVCLATLGPGATNLVTGVADANMDRAPVVAIAGQASTNRLHKESHQVLDLVNLFKPITKYSTQILTPEVIPEVVRKAFKVAQVEKPGCSFIDFPENIAEKLLDKVPLKKQSPLPSYVNPIKVQQAADIISEAKFPIIIAGNGVVRSKASEALFEFATKLNIPVATTFMAKGVLPCSNELSLGTIGLQAHDYISCGIDRADVVVCVGYDIVEYHPHLWNRNPETKIIHIDTQPAEVDEFYIVSAGLIGDIGQALSSVAAISKRHTGSPYQGLKQRIEETFHKLDNNQDFPVKPQKILTDLRKVLQAEDIVISDVGAHKMWIARMYQAQAPNSCIISNGFASMGIALPGAIAAKLAKPQQVCVAVTGDAGFLMNVQEIETAVRLNIPIIVLIWNDQEYGLIKWKQMNQFGRESNIAFTNPDFIKLAEAFGAKGYKIEHTEDLLPTLKQAIADNCVVLIDCPVDYSENLKLTEELGEMICPT; this comes from the coding sequence ATGAAAGCGGCTGAACTGTTTATTAAATGTTTAGAAAATGAAGAGGTGGAGTATATCTTTGGTATTCCAGGTGAAGAAAACCTGGATTTAATGGATGCCCTTCTCGACAGCAATATTAAATTTATTTTGACACGCCATGAACAAGGTGCGGCTTTTATGGCGGATGTTTATGGGCGTTTAACGGGTCATGCAGGTGTCTGTTTAGCGACATTAGGCCCAGGCGCGACAAACTTGGTCACAGGTGTGGCCGATGCTAATATGGACAGAGCGCCCGTGGTAGCCATAGCGGGGCAAGCGAGTACCAATCGTCTGCACAAAGAGAGTCATCAGGTTTTAGATTTAGTCAATTTATTTAAACCCATTACCAAATACAGCACCCAAATCCTCACCCCTGAGGTTATTCCAGAAGTCGTTCGCAAAGCCTTTAAAGTCGCTCAAGTAGAAAAACCAGGCTGTAGCTTTATTGATTTTCCAGAAAATATTGCCGAAAAATTGCTTGATAAAGTTCCATTAAAAAAACAGAGCCCGCTGCCCTCTTACGTAAACCCAATCAAAGTTCAGCAAGCCGCAGATATTATCTCTGAAGCCAAGTTTCCTATTATTATTGCGGGTAATGGTGTCGTGCGTTCAAAGGCGAGTGAAGCGCTGTTTGAATTTGCCACAAAACTCAATATCCCCGTGGCAACGACCTTTATGGCCAAAGGTGTTCTGCCATGCAGTAATGAACTCTCATTAGGAACCATTGGTTTACAGGCGCACGACTATATCTCGTGTGGCATTGACCGAGCCGATGTGGTGGTCTGCGTAGGTTACGATATCGTCGAATATCACCCCCACCTTTGGAACCGAAATCCAGAAACCAAAATCATTCACATTGACACTCAACCAGCAGAAGTGGATGAATTTTACATTGTATCGGCAGGTTTAATTGGTGATATTGGGCAAGCTTTATCCAGTGTGGCCGCCATTAGCAAACGCCACACTGGTTCACCCTATCAAGGCCTAAAACAACGTATCGAAGAGACCTTTCACAAGCTCGATAACAACCAAGATTTCCCCGTTAAACCACAAAAAATCTTGACCGATTTACGCAAAGTACTGCAAGCTGAAGACATCGTCATTTCTGACGTTGGCGCACATAAAATGTGGATTGCCCGAATGTATCAAGCGCAAGCACCTAATAGTTGCATTATCTCCAATGGCTTTGCCTCAATGGGCATTGCATTACCAGGGGCGATTGCCGCAAAACTCGCCAAACCACAACAGGTCTGTGTGGCGGTAACTGGCGATGCGGGTTTTTTAATGAATGTGCAAGAAATTGAAACCGCAGTACGTTTGAATATTCCCATTATTGTGCTGATTTGGAATGACCAAGAATATGGGTTAATAAAATGGAAACAGATGAATCAGTTTGGGCGTGAAAGCAATATCGCCTTCACCAATCCAGACTTTATTAAACTGGCCGAAGCCTTTGGTGCAAAAGGCTATAAAATAGAGCACACCGAGGACTTACTGCCAACCCTAAAACAAGCCATAGCCGACAACTGTGTGGTATTAATTGATTGCCCCGTAGATTATTCTGAAAACCTTAAACTCACTGAAGAACTCGGTGAAATGATCTGCCCAACTTAA
- the murJ gene encoding murein biosynthesis integral membrane protein MurJ: protein MKRIIKATATVGGMTMISRILGFVRDVIIARYFGASMGADAFFVAFKIPNFFRRLFAEGAFSQAFVPVLAEAKEKRGQEAVKHLVNAISFRLGGILLLLTAFGVFGSSLWMMVFAPGFIDNPEKFNLAADMLAITFPYLLLISLVAFSSAIMNTYNQFAVPAFTPVFLNLVLITFAVWVAPLMDVPVMALAWGVLVAGVVQLLFHLPFLYKLGLLPHPTTKSDEGVGEVKRLMLPALFGVSVAQINLLVDTILASFLVTGSVSWLYYSDRLMEFPLGVFGVALATVVLPGLSKKAANENWQGFQQDIDSALRLVLIIGLPATLGLLILAEPLITTLFFYGAFTAHDATMSSMSLMAYSFGLLGFILVKILAPAFYSRKDMKTPVKVAVIALVTNIILNLILIGPFAHVGLAAATTISAFVNSGLLYWYLTKQAVFKPLSGWPKLFMQTLFANSVLIAFLLFASPSIESWHAFDVWLRMAWLFGLVIGSIVIYGLVLVLVGLNPKRLVSKS from the coding sequence TTGAAAAGAATCATTAAAGCGACCGCAACTGTGGGCGGCATGACGATGATTTCTCGCATTTTAGGCTTTGTGCGTGATGTGATTATTGCCCGCTACTTTGGTGCCAGTATGGGGGCTGATGCCTTTTTTGTGGCTTTTAAAATCCCCAACTTTTTTCGTCGTTTATTTGCAGAAGGGGCGTTTTCTCAAGCGTTTGTTCCTGTTTTAGCGGAGGCCAAAGAGAAGCGTGGTCAAGAGGCTGTTAAACATTTAGTCAATGCCATTAGTTTTAGACTTGGCGGAATCTTATTGTTATTAACCGCATTCGGTGTGTTTGGTTCTTCTTTATGGATGATGGTGTTTGCACCAGGTTTTATAGATAATCCAGAAAAGTTTAATCTTGCCGCTGATATGTTGGCGATTACTTTTCCTTATCTGTTGTTAATCTCTTTGGTGGCGTTTTCGTCAGCCATTATGAATACCTATAACCAATTTGCAGTACCCGCTTTTACACCCGTGTTTTTAAATTTGGTGTTGATTACTTTTGCCGTTTGGGTTGCACCTTTAATGGATGTGCCAGTCATGGCATTGGCTTGGGGCGTATTGGTTGCGGGCGTGGTTCAACTTTTATTTCACCTGCCATTTCTCTATAAATTAGGTTTGCTACCACACCCCACCACAAAATCGGATGAAGGTGTCGGTGAGGTCAAGCGCTTAATGTTGCCTGCTTTATTTGGGGTTTCCGTGGCACAAATCAACTTATTGGTCGATACCATTTTGGCTTCGTTTTTGGTTACAGGCTCGGTCTCATGGCTCTATTATTCCGACCGTTTAATGGAGTTTCCGTTAGGCGTGTTTGGTGTCGCTTTAGCTACCGTGGTTTTACCAGGCCTGTCAAAAAAAGCCGCCAATGAAAACTGGCAAGGTTTTCAACAAGACATTGATAGTGCATTACGATTGGTGTTAATTATTGGTTTGCCAGCGACCTTAGGTTTATTAATTTTGGCAGAGCCACTCATCACTACGCTCTTTTTCTATGGTGCATTTACGGCACATGATGCCACTATGTCGAGCATGAGTTTAATGGCTTACTCTTTTGGTTTATTAGGCTTTATTTTGGTGAAGATTTTAGCGCCCGCTTTTTATTCACGCAAAGACATGAAAACCCCTGTTAAAGTGGCCGTGATCGCTTTGGTGACCAATATTATTTTAAATTTAATATTAATTGGCCCGTTTGCACATGTGGGGTTAGCCGCTGCCACGACTATTTCAGCCTTTGTAAACTCAGGTTTACTGTACTGGTATTTAACCAAACAAGCTGTGTTTAAACCACTCAGTGGTTGGCCAAAATTGTTTATGCAAACCCTCTTTGCAAACAGTGTATTAATTGCCTTTTTATTATTTGCTTCACCTTCAATAGAGAGCTGGCATGCTTTTGATGTTTGGTTAAGAATGGCTTGGTTATTCGGTTTGGTAATAGGGTCGATTGTTATTTACGGGTTGGTTCTGGTTTTAGTAGGGCTTAACCCAAAAAGATTGGTCAGTAAAAGTTAA